TTTTTCCGGTCCCCAATCAGCTGAAGCGCCTCGGCCGCCCGCTCGAGCGGGTAGGTGTGGCCGATGGTGAGCTTGAGCTTTCCCTCCCGGATCATGGCGAAGGATTTTTCCGCCGCCTCGCGGATGAGGTGCACGTGGTCGGGGAAGTGGCGCGAGAGATAGTAGCCGATCAGCGCGCGGTTTGATTCGAGTATCTCGAAATCGTGGAATTGGACAGGAACCCCGCTGGCCCTGCCGTAGATGACGCATCGGCCGTAGAGCGCCAGCGCCTCCTTGAAGGAGCGCTCGAGCACCTCGCCGCCGATCGATTCGAGAACCACGTCCACCCCCCGGCCGCCGGTGAGCTCGAGGACCTTTTTCACCCAATCCTCTTTCACGTAGTTGATGGCGGTGGCGCCGAGGGCCGCGACGCGCTCGCATTTTTCGTCGCTTGAGGTGGTGCCGATCACCTTGGCGCCGCGCGCCTGACAGATTTGAATGGCGATTCCGCCGACACCGCCCGCCGCGGCATGGATGAGAACGGTTTCTCCGGGCCGGACCCGGGCGCAGTTGTCGATGATGTGCATGGCGGAGACGCACTGGACGCGGAAGGCGGCGCCCTGTTCGGGTGTGAAGTCATCCGGAAGGGGAGTGAGGGCACCGGTGAGAGCAATCGCGAAATCGGCGAGCGCTCCGCCCCAGAAATTCCCCGCGATGACGCGCTGACCCACTTCCCATCCCTCGACGCCCGGGCCGAGCTTGTCGATGGTGCCGGCGAACTCCCGGCCCATGATGAAGGGAAGGGGCATCTCGTCCACATAACGCCCCTCGCGGATCATGAGGTCGGAGTTGTTGAGGCCGACCGCCTCGATCTTGATGCGGACCTGGCCCGTTTCGGGTTCGGGTACGGGGATGTCCACGAGTTTCATCGTTTCAGGTCCGCCGTGTTT
The genomic region above belongs to bacterium and contains:
- a CDS encoding NADPH:quinone oxidoreductase family protein; its protein translation is MRAIRIEKHGGPETMKLVDIPVPEPETGQVRIKIEAVGLNNSDLMIREGRYVDEMPLPFIMGREFAGTIDKLGPGVEGWEVGQRVIAGNFWGGALADFAIALTGALTPLPDDFTPEQGAAFRVQCVSAMHIIDNCARVRPGETVLIHAAAGGVGGIAIQICQARGAKVIGTTSSDEKCERVAALGATAINYVKEDWVKKVLELTGGRGVDVVLESIGGEVLERSFKEALALYGRCVIYGRASGVPVQFHDFEILESNRALIGYYLSRHFPDHVHLIREAAEKSFAMIREGKLKLTIGHTYPLERAAEALQLIGDRKNIGKIVVTT